The Microbulbifer pacificus sequence ATAATATTAGCTTGCCAAAAATCGTCTTCATCTCCACAGACCTCTGCATCCATTTCACCAAATACTGGGTGAACTAAGTCCGGCTCTTGAGGAGCTGGCCTTAAAATTTCCTTTATTTTATCTACGATGCTCATTCATCTCACCGCATAACGCCCTGCGCAGGCGCAGCCAACGCGGAGCGCCTTTTGTGTTAATGTTTGAGCGACAGCGAGTAACACAAAAGGCGCGTAGTGTTGACTGTCGCTCTGCCGCAGTTTGTTATGCATTTTGGGGGAACCATGTGTTGTAAAAATTTACCCCGGAAAAAATACCACCTACTAAGTTGTTAAATTCGTGCTCACCATAGCTTGAGCAAACCGATTCAATGCTAATTATTTTTTGCTTTCCATTGAAGTCTGGTGGCATTTTTTTCCAAGATGAAATAACGCTATCTCTTGCAATAACGCCCCATACATCCGATATTGGATGGGTTTCTCCATTAATTCTTGTGCAAAGTTCAGTATTGCCGACAATTTTAGCTAATTCAGAATCGTAATTCCGATTGAGAATTGCAAAAAGCTTACCTGAAACTCGGTATTCAGACGTATGTGCTGAAATTGAACACGGATTAAGCATTTTATTAACTGATGCTTTAGCTAGTCCAAAACGACCTAGTTTTACTTCGATAGGAAGAACTTTATTATTCTTTAGGAGTACGCCCAGATCCAAAGTGGAAAATCCGTCAAAAATTACTGGGCTACCGACGAACTCCAATGGCAACTGTCTGTGAACAGACTGAATATTGCTCTCTTCAATCTCTAGAAAGTTGGCGAGAAGAGACTTATCTTCGTTAAAAATTCTCTCAAGTAATATTTCGCCAACGTGAGGAAAAACCTCTTCAATCATGCAATTCTCTCCTGATGCATAACGCCCAGCGCAGGCGCAGCCAGCGCGGAGCGCCTTTTGTGTTAATGTTTGAGCGACAGCGAGTAACGCAAAAGGTGCGTAGCGTTGGCTGTCGCTCTGCCGCTGATTGTTATGCACTTACTGCTTCCCAACCACCATGAAATGGAAGCTTATGATTGAGAAGTATCTATCAAAATCTTCCGATGAAAGATCTTTAATTTCTTTGAACGGCTGAGAAATTTTTACCGCAGCTAATGCGGAGTTATCAAGCTCTTCAAGTCCACTTGTTTCAGTCACTTTAGATTGTCTCACGCTGCCATCAGAATTAAACCTTAAGTTCATCTTGACCACCATGCCATTAGTGGCAGATTCAGGCTGCACCCAGTTACTTTCAATTTTCTTTTTTATCTCAACAGCTATATCAGTAATGTTTTTACTAATTTGCTCGTCGGAGTGTACAGATTTTGAATAATCGATAGCTTCCGACTCATTCTGCGTTTGAGCGCAACCAATACTCATCGCTGAAAGTAGGAAAACCACAATTTTTATACAAATAT is a genomic window containing:
- a CDS encoding TonB family protein, whose amino-acid sequence is MNICIKIVVFLLSAMSIGCAQTQNESEAIDYSKSVHSDEQISKNITDIAVEIKKKIESNWVQPESATNGMVVKMNLRFNSDGSVRQSKVTETSGLEELDNSALAAVKISQPFKEIKDLSSEDFDRYFSIISFHFMVVGKQ